In Microbacterium cremeum, a genomic segment contains:
- a CDS encoding MarR family winged helix-turn-helix transcriptional regulator, with product MSTSENPANDTGNDSPDHSEAASTLRIATFRLARRMRTQRAVDSMSDGQFAVLAALWTHGPHTLGELADRERVSAPSMNRTVNCLQDSGYTTRSADENDGRKVVVSLTDAGRAVVAETARRRDAWVETALAELTPHERSVLAEAAEIMARVAAR from the coding sequence ATGAGCACCTCAGAGAACCCCGCGAACGACACCGGCAACGACTCCCCCGATCACTCGGAGGCCGCCTCGACGCTGCGGATCGCGACGTTCCGCCTCGCTCGGCGCATGCGCACGCAGCGCGCCGTCGACTCGATGAGCGACGGCCAGTTCGCCGTGCTGGCGGCACTGTGGACGCACGGTCCGCACACCCTGGGCGAGCTCGCCGACCGTGAGCGCGTGTCGGCCCCGTCGATGAACCGCACCGTCAACTGCCTGCAGGACTCGGGCTACACCACCCGATCGGCCGACGAGAACGACGGCCGCAAGGTCGTGGTCTCTCTGACCGACGCGGGACGCGCGGTCGTCGCCGAGACGGCGCGGCGCCGCGACGCGTGGGTCGAGACGGCGCTGGCCGAGCTGACCCCGCACGAGCGTTCGGTCCTCGCCGAGGCCGCCGAGATCATGGCGAGGGTGGCTGCCCGATGA
- a CDS encoding alpha/beta fold hydrolase, translating to MPEFTDAHGVAIFYDVHPAQTETRAVVQLLHGVGEHAGRYGALIQALTADGYTVYAADHRGHGRTGMGHHGGDLSKLGRPGPGGLRAALAAMSQLTRQIRAEHPGLPLVLLGHSGGSVLAQMLVNDNAPAYDGLVLTGTALRRPGWMRASNLNKRWDAPGAMGTEWLSSDLSVGRAFLDDPLTTTEDPVRLLGVRDSLRMYGLPRKNLGRDIPTLLMVGRDDTVGGPRSVHKLADAYRTRSGFTDVTTLVYPEARHEIFNEVMQADVRADLLAWLDRRFPERD from the coding sequence ATGCCCGAGTTCACGGATGCACACGGCGTCGCGATCTTCTACGACGTCCACCCGGCGCAGACCGAGACTCGTGCGGTGGTGCAGCTGCTGCACGGCGTCGGCGAGCACGCCGGTCGGTACGGCGCGCTCATCCAGGCGCTCACCGCCGACGGGTACACGGTGTACGCGGCCGACCACCGCGGGCACGGGCGCACCGGCATGGGTCACCACGGCGGGGACCTGTCGAAGCTCGGGCGCCCAGGTCCGGGTGGACTCCGCGCAGCGCTGGCTGCGATGAGCCAGCTGACGCGGCAGATCCGGGCGGAGCATCCGGGGTTGCCTCTCGTTTTGCTCGGTCACTCCGGCGGCTCGGTGCTCGCCCAGATGCTGGTCAACGACAACGCCCCGGCCTACGACGGCCTCGTCCTCACCGGCACGGCGCTGCGCCGGCCGGGCTGGATGCGCGCGAGCAATCTCAACAAGCGGTGGGACGCCCCGGGAGCGATGGGGACGGAGTGGCTCTCGAGCGATCTCTCGGTCGGCCGGGCGTTCCTCGACGACCCGCTCACCACCACCGAGGACCCGGTCCGGCTCCTGGGCGTGCGCGACTCGCTCCGCATGTACGGCCTGCCGCGCAAGAACCTCGGTCGCGACATCCCGACCCTGCTCATGGTGGGGCGCGACGACACGGTCGGCGGCCCGCGGAGCGTCCACAAGCTCGCCGACGCCTACCGCACCCGCTCGGGCTTCACCGACGTGACGACGCTGGTGTACCCGGAGGCGCGCCACGAGATCTTCAACGAGGTCATGCAGGCCGACGTGCGCGCCGATCTGCTCGCGTGGCTCGACCGCCGCTTCCCCGAGCGCGACTGA
- a CDS encoding glycoside hydrolase family 6 protein: MTHEPTHRRRRAAALGGAVVLAAVLAAPIGASAAHADDSGLAGSELYLNPWSTTLEAAQSLTGQARADAQLLGSIPSADWFTSGSPAEVQAAVDEVVTAAAAAGRMPVLVAYNLPFRDCAQYSAGGALDTAAYTAWIDGFAAGIGDRPATVILEPDGLGIIPHYTTLDGVTEWCQPAEIPAETAAADRYVQLNHAVDAFGALPAASVYLDGTSSAWLNVGEISDRLIKGGVERADGFFLNASNYQFTTNSVVYGTWVSQCIAYVTQVTPGGFGDCGNQYWNGGPATDWQGVGMSPYGEWTADAADPALNTSGVDSRYALILGDVEASTHFVIDTSRNGIGPWQYPVGAFPEHEDWCNPPDRGLGVRPDTDTGVPLVDAYLWIKVPGESDGKCHRGTGGPLDPARGIEDPAAGQWFVEQARELVEFANPAVSPLDCHVMWDAEADGDGFAAKVRTSEAGNLAFFFSGDQTVRKATRGSFTQDGAGVTVTAAARPGNAPSALLHVTGEPDLPWIFWLDGRACTS, encoded by the coding sequence ATGACCCATGAACCCACCCACCGCCGCCGCCGAGCCGCCGCGCTCGGCGGCGCCGTGGTGCTCGCAGCAGTCCTCGCCGCGCCGATCGGCGCGAGCGCGGCGCACGCCGACGACTCCGGACTCGCGGGGTCGGAGCTGTACCTCAACCCCTGGAGCACGACGCTCGAAGCGGCACAGTCCCTCACCGGCCAGGCGCGCGCCGACGCGCAGCTGCTGGGCTCGATCCCCTCGGCCGACTGGTTCACCAGCGGCTCGCCCGCCGAGGTGCAGGCCGCGGTCGACGAGGTCGTCACCGCCGCCGCCGCAGCCGGGCGCATGCCGGTGCTCGTCGCCTACAACCTGCCCTTCCGCGACTGCGCGCAGTACTCCGCCGGCGGCGCGCTCGACACCGCGGCCTACACCGCGTGGATCGACGGTTTCGCGGCGGGCATCGGCGATCGCCCGGCGACGGTGATCCTGGAGCCCGACGGGCTCGGCATCATCCCCCACTACACCACGCTCGACGGCGTCACCGAGTGGTGCCAGCCGGCCGAGATCCCCGCCGAGACCGCGGCCGCGGACCGCTACGTGCAGCTCAACCACGCGGTCGACGCGTTCGGGGCGCTGCCCGCGGCATCCGTCTATCTCGACGGCACGAGCTCTGCCTGGCTGAACGTCGGCGAGATCTCGGACCGGCTGATCAAGGGCGGCGTGGAGCGGGCCGACGGCTTCTTCCTGAACGCCTCGAACTACCAGTTCACGACGAACTCGGTCGTCTACGGCACGTGGGTCTCGCAGTGCATCGCCTACGTCACGCAGGTGACCCCGGGCGGATTCGGGGACTGCGGCAACCAGTACTGGAACGGCGGACCCGCCACGGACTGGCAGGGCGTCGGCATGTCGCCGTACGGCGAGTGGACCGCGGATGCCGCGGACCCGGCGCTGAACACGAGCGGCGTGGATTCGCGCTACGCCCTGATCCTGGGCGACGTCGAGGCGAGCACTCACTTCGTCATCGACACCAGCCGCAACGGCATCGGCCCGTGGCAGTACCCCGTCGGGGCCTTCCCCGAGCACGAGGACTGGTGCAATCCGCCGGACCGGGGCCTGGGCGTGCGCCCCGACACCGACACCGGCGTGCCGCTGGTCGACGCGTACCTGTGGATCAAGGTGCCCGGGGAGTCCGACGGCAAGTGCCATCGCGGCACCGGCGGTCCGCTCGACCCGGCACGCGGGATCGAGGACCCGGCCGCAGGGCAGTGGTTCGTCGAGCAGGCCCGCGAGCTCGTCGAGTTCGCGAACCCCGCCGTCTCGCCGCTCGACTGCCACGTGATGTGGGACGCCGAGGCAGACGGCGACGGCTTCGCGGCGAAGGTGCGGACGTCTGAGGCGGGGAACCTGGCGTTCTTCTTCTCGGGCGACCAGACCGTGCGCAAGGCGACGCGGGGCTCGTTCACCCAGGACGGTGCCGGCGTCACGGTGACCGCCGCGGCGCGACCCGGAAACGCGCCGAGCGCGCTGCTGCACGTGACGGGCGAGCCCGACCTGCCGTG